A DNA window from Mytilus edulis chromosome 14, xbMytEdul2.2, whole genome shotgun sequence contains the following coding sequences:
- the LOC139503891 gene encoding DNA topoisomerase 2-alpha-like isoform X2: MAQASLEWVTLFDNMNSKADKKKMVESENMDEIHLPGGGDAGSKASKKRLSVERIYQKKSQLEHILLRPDSYIGSVETLTQAMWVYDDEAGHMVNREITFVPGLYKIFDEILVNASDNKQRDPTMNCIKIEIDSENNKIKIWNNGKGIPVVEHKTEKMFVPTMIFGHLLTSSNYDDTEKKVTGGRNGYGAKLCNIFSTKFIVETSSKDYHKAFKQTWIDNMGKTKEPTITDSKNEDFTSVTFYPDLKKFKMSSLDKDTVDLFTRRAYDIAAASKGVKVFLNGKKLPVKNFKDYVDLYIKDKVDDNNMPLKICHEIPNDRWEIAVTLSEKGFQQVSFVNSIATTKGGRHVDYVADHVVTKLIEIVKKKNKGGVAIKPFQVKNHLWIFVNCLIENPTFDSQTKENMTLQAKSFGSRCTLNEKFITQVSKCGIVESILSWMKFKAQSQLNKKCHSSKHSKLKGIPKLDDANDAGTKNSRDCTLILTEGDSAKTLAVAGLGVVGRDKYGVFPLRGKLLNVREATHKQIMDNAEINNVIKIMGLQFKEKYDSPEKLKTLRYGKIMIMTDQDQDGSHIKGLLINFVHHFWPNLLKNNVVEEFITPIVKVTKGKEEKSFYSLPEFEEWKRDTDNWHTYKVKYYKGLGTSTAKEAKEYFSDMDKHKIPFKYQGTEDDASITLAFSKKKIEERKEWLTNFMVERKRRLEMGLPEVYLYGKETKHISYNEFINRELVLFSNMDNERSIPSLVDGLKPGQRKVIFTCIKRNLIRELKVAQLAGSVAEQSSYHHGEQSLMSTIINLAQTFVGSNNLNLLLPIGQFGTRLHGGKDAASPRYIFTALSQMTRLIFHPNDDALLESNFDDNQKIEPVWYCPVVPTVLINGAEGIGTGWSTKIPNYDVREVVANCKRLLYDEDPIPMIPRYKNFKGSIEEISEEKYLCSGEISIVDDQTVEITELPIRTWTQNYKEEVLEVMLYGNEKTPPCITDYKEYHTDSTVKFIVKMTPEKLAQAEETGLHKLFKLQSTISATSMVLFDHLGCIKRYNNVEEILREFFDLRLEFYKKRKAYLVGMLESEALKLDNIARFILEKIDGTITIENKAKKSLIETLVRKGYDSDPVKAWKDSQGRKTEEEEVDDADSDVSTSSSHDFNYILGMPLWNLTKEKKDELIKQRDNKKDELQKLKLKTDKNLWEDDLELFLKTLDEVEQKEIEDEQVSSNKTVKVKGKVKPRKVMQLQTMPSPMGRRVVPKIDSAIRNKVQAAAAKKIRDKMKKEGKNLNDDFIKKEEVDEEEPEPMSLFDRLKKKDKDNKVLDELSSAEKAAPKEKKKRAPRKPKDIDSSGSPKKKKGGKKKNPWSDDSEASEDDISDDDMDGSFLESVKPEIRTPKRAAARKAQTHFKSDSDEEAIKSDDGVDDTFKPTNLENGGYEPEKISDDDFGASEDDDDDFTAKPPSKKVSKPKPKPAISSDEDDAWDKMMGNQKDTESQPVTLDSGSDYDLQVNKAPVSKPAAKTKAPPKKRAPAAKKDPKQPSISDAFTKPAAKKTKLLSSKAAKPLMIDDSDEDFPIEEKAPKEKKPRKPKAPPKKKSCSDMDDDDDDDDVKPKKKNVAKRPKKAAFSDSDVSEDEFMAEKKPAAKKKKTESDDDDFGFDDADISTEYVPRATTGRSRNTVKYTFSDEEEDF, translated from the exons ACTTTGTTTGACAATATGAATTCTAAAGCTGATAAAAAGAAAATGGTTGAATCTGAGAACATGGATGAAATCCATTTGCCTGGTGGTGGAGATGCCGGCTCTAAAGCATCAAAGAAAAGATTGTCTGTTGAAAGAATTTACCAGAAAAAATCCCAGCTGGAGCATATATTACTTAGACCTGATTCATACATTGGTTCAGTTGAAACTTTAACACAG GCAATGTGGGTTTATGATGACGAAGCAGGTCATATGGTGAACAGAGAGATCACATTTGTACCAGGACTTtacaaaatatttgatgaaattttag tcaatgcTTCTGATAACAAACAGAGAGATCCTACAATGAActgtataaaaattgaaattgattC agaaaacaataaaataaaaatctggaATAATGGAAAAGGGATTCCTGTTGTTGAACACAAAACAGAAAAGATGTTTGTACCCACTATGATCTTTGGTCATCTACTTACCTCCAGTAACTATGATGACACAGAGAAAAAAGTTACAG GTGGTCGTAATGGATATGGTGCTAAGCTGTGTAATATCTTCAGTACGAAGTTCATTGTAGAAACATCATCAAAGGACTACCACAAAGCATTTAAACAG acgtGGATAGACAACATGGGGAAAACAAAAGAACCTACTATTACAGATtccaaaaatgaagattttacaagtGTGACTTTCTACCCTGACTTGAAAAAATTCAAGATGTCATCACTAGATAAGGATACAGTTGATTTATTCACAAGAAGAGCTTATGATATTGCAGCAGCTTCAAAAGGAGTGAAAGTGTTCCTGAATGGCAAAAAATTACCT GTTAAGAACTTTAAAGATTATGTGGACTTGTATATTAAAGACAAAGTGGAtgataacaatatgccattaaaAATATGTCACGAAATTCCAAATGATAGATGGGAAATAGCAGTAACACTCAGTGAAAAAGGCTTTCAGCAAGTGAGCTTTGTCAACAGCATTGCCACAACAAAG GGAGGAAGACATGTTGATTATGTAGCTGACCATGTTGTTACTAAGCTGATAGAAATTGTCAAGAAAAAGAACAAAGGTGGTGTCGCCATTAAACCTTTCCAG GTTAAAAATCACTTGTGGATATTTGTAAACTGTTTGATAGAAAATCCCACATTTGACTCACAGACAAAGGAAAATATGACTTTACAAGCCAAAAGTTTTGGATCAAGGTGCACATTAAATGAGAAATTCATTACACAG GTTAGCAAGTGTGGTATTGTTGAAAGTATTCTAAGCTGGATGAAGTTCAAGGCTCAATCTCAATTAAACAAGAAATGCCATAGTTCAAAACATTCTAAATTAAAAGGCATCCCAAAACTAGATGATGCTAATGATGCAGGAACGAAAAATTCAAGGGACTGTACTCTTATTCTGACTGAAGGAGATTCAGCCAAGACATTAGCTGTGGCAGGTCTGGGTGTAGTGGGGCGTGACAAGTATGGTGTGTTTCCACTGAGGGGTAAACTTCTTAATGTCAGGGAAGCTACTCACAAACAG atTATGGACAATGCAGAGATCAACAATGTAATCAAGATCATGGGACTTCAGTTCAAAGAGAAATATGATAGTCCTGAGAAGTTAAAAACACTACGATATGGCAAGATTATGATAATGACAGATCAGGATCAGGATGGTTCACATATCAAAGGCCTTTTAATTAACTTTGTACACCATTTCTGGCCAAATCTCTTGAAGAATAATGTTGTGGAGGAGTTTATTACTCCAATCGTCAAG GTGACAAAAGGAAAAGAGGAGAAATCTTTTTACAGTTTACCAGAGTTTGAAGAATGGAAGAGAGATACAGATAATTGGCACACGTACAAAGTCAAATACTACAAAG GTTTGGGAACCAGCACAGCTAAAGAGGCAAAAGAATACTTCTCTGATATGGACAAACATAAGATTCCATTTAAATACCAGGGCACAGAAGATGATGCCTCTATTACATTG gCTTTCAGTAAGAAGAAAATTGAAGAAAGAAAAGAATGGTTAACAAACTTTATGGTTGAAAGAAAACGAAGATTAGAAATGGGTCTACCAGAG GTGTACTTGTATGGTAAAGAAACCAAACATATCTCCTACAACGAGTTCATCAACAGAGAACTGGTCCTTTTCAGCAATATGGATAACGAACGTTCCATTCCTTCACTCGTAGATGGTCTGAAACCAGGTCAGAGAAAGGTCATCTTCACATGTATCAAAAGAAATCTCATCAGGGAATTGAAAGTCGCACAGCTGGCAGGTTCTGTAGCTGAACAATCCTCCTACCATCACGGTGAA caaTCTCTCATGTCCACCATCATCAACTTGGCGCAGACTTTTGTTGGCTCCAACAATTTGAATCTCTTGTTGCCCATTGGTCAGTTTGGTACAAGATTACATGGTGGAAAGGATGCCGCCAGTCCCCGTTATATTTTTACTGCATTAAG CCAAATGACTCGTCTAATCTTCCATCCAAATGATGATGCTCTCTTAGAAAGCAATTTTGACGATAATCAGAAAATTGAACCAGTATGGTATTGTCCTGTTGTTCCGACTGTGTTAATTAATGGAGCAGAAGGTATTGGAACTGGATGGAGCACGAAGATACCAAATTATGATGTTCGTGAGGTTGTGGCCAACTGTAAGAGACTGCTGTACGATGAAGATCCTATACCAATG ATTCCAAGATACAAAAACTTCAAGGGATCGATAGAAGAAATCAGTGAGGAGAAGTACTTATGTAGTGGTGAGATATCCATTGTTGACGACCAGACGGTAGAAATCACCGAGCTGCCGATTAGGACATGGACACAGAACTATAAAGAAGAAGTCTTAGAGGTTATGTTGTATGGTAATGAGAAGACACCCCCTTGTATTAC AGATTACAAAGAATACCATACAGATTCAACTGTGAAGTTTATAGTGAAAATGACACCAGAGAAGCTTGCACAGGCTGAAGAGACTGGTTTACATAAACTCTTCAAATTACAAAGCACTATTTCTGCCACATCAATG GTTTTGTTTGATCATCTTGGATGTATTAAGAGATATAATAATGTAGAAGAAATCCTCAGAGAATTTTTTGACCTGAGAttagaattttataaaaagaGGAAAGCTTACTTGGTAGGCATGTTGGAATCTGAAGCTCTGAAATTAGACAATATTGCCAGGTTTATCTTGGAGAAGATTGATGGAACAATAACTATTG aaaataaggCAAAGAAGTCTTTGATTGAAACATTGGTAAGAAAAGGATATGATTCAGACCCTGTAAAAGCATGGAAAGATTCACAAGGGAGAAAG ACAGAAGAGGAGGAGGTTGACGATGCAGATAGTGACGTATCAACCAGCTCAAGTCATGATTTTAACTACATACTTGGTATGCCCTTATGGAATCtgacaaaagaaaagaaagatgAACTGATTAAACAGAGAGATAACAAG AAAGATGAACTACAAAAGTTGAAGTTAAAAACAGACAAGAATTTATGGGAGGATGATCTAGAATTGTTCCTGAAAACACTAGAT GAAGTAGAGCAAAAAGAAATTGAAGATGAACAGGTGTCTTCTAACAAAACAGTGAAAGTTAAAGGCAAGGTGAAACCTAGAAAGGTCATGCAGTTACAGACAATGCCTTCACCTATGGGTAGGCGTGTTGTACCTAAGATAGACTCTGCCATCCGTAATAAAGTCCAAGCCGCAGCTGCAAAGAAGATCAGGGATAAG ATGAAGAAAGAAGGAAAGAACCTGAATGATGATTTTATTAAGAAGGAAGAGGTGGACGAAGAAGAACCAGAACCTATGAGTTTGTTTGACAGATTGaagaaaaaagacaaagacaataAAGTGTTGGATGAATTGTCAAGTGCAGAGAAAGCTGCTCCCAAGGAAAAGAAAAAGAGAG cCCCACGGAAGCCAAAAGATATCGACTCATCCGGATCACCAAAGAAAAAGAAAGGAGGGAAGAAGAAGAACCCATGGTCTGATGATTCTGAGGCTTCGGAGGACGATATATCTGATGATGATATGGATGGAAGCTTCTTAGAATCTGTAAAGCCAGAAATCAGAACACCTAAAAGAGCTGCTG cTCGTAAAGCACAGACCCACTTCAAGTCTGATTCTGATGAGGAAGCAATAAAGTCTGATGATGGCGTGGATGATACCTTTAAACCAACGAacttagaaaatggtggatatgAGCCAGAGAAGATATCGGATGATGATTTTGGTGCTAGtgaggatgatgatgatgacttCACTGCTAAACCACCATCCAA aaaagTATCTAAACCTAAACCCAAACCTGCCATTTCATCAGATGAAGATGATGCCTGGGATAAAATGATGGGAAATCAGAAAGATACAG AATCTCAACCAGTAACATTAGACAGTGGTAGTGACTATGACTTACAGGTAAACAAGGCACCAGTCAGTAAACCAGCTGCTAAAACGAAAGCACCTCCTAAGAAGAGAGCCCCTGCTGCAAAGAAAG ATCCAAAACAGCCGTCTATCTCTGATGCTTTCACAAAACCAGCTGCTAAAAAAACTAAGTTACTGTCATCCAAGGCAGCTAAACCTCTCATGATTGATGACTCTGACGAGGATTTCCCTATCGAAG AAAAAGCTCCAAAAGAGAAAAAGCCAAGGAAACCAAAGGCACCACCCAAAaagaaaagttgctctgatatggatgatgacgatgatgatgatgatgtaaAGCCCAAGAAGAAGAATGTGGCAAAAAGACCTAAAAAGGCAGCATTCTCAGACTCGGATGTTTCGGAAGATGAGTTCATGGCTGAAAAGAAACCTGCAGCCAAG aAAAAGAAGACAGAAAGTGATGATGACGACTTTGGCTTTGATGATGCAGACATAAGTACTGAATATGTACCCAGGGCAACAACTGGCAGATCAAGAAACACTGTTAAATATACATTTTCCGATGAAGAAGAAGATTTTTGA
- the LOC139503891 gene encoding DNA topoisomerase 2-alpha-like isoform X3: MATSPLRTLFDNMNSKADKKKMVESENMDEIHLPGGGDAGSKASKKRLSVERIYQKKSQLEHILLRPDSYIGSVETLTQAMWVYDDEAGHMVNREITFVPGLYKIFDEILVNASDNKQRDPTMNCIKIEIDSENNKIKIWNNGKGIPVVEHKTEKMFVPTMIFGHLLTSSNYDDTEKKVTGGRNGYGAKLCNIFSTKFIVETSSKDYHKAFKQTWIDNMGKTKEPTITDSKNEDFTSVTFYPDLKKFKMSSLDKDTVDLFTRRAYDIAAASKGVKVFLNGKKLPVKNFKDYVDLYIKDKVDDNNMPLKICHEIPNDRWEIAVTLSEKGFQQVSFVNSIATTKGGRHVDYVADHVVTKLIEIVKKKNKGGVAIKPFQVKNHLWIFVNCLIENPTFDSQTKENMTLQAKSFGSRCTLNEKFITQVSKCGIVESILSWMKFKAQSQLNKKCHSSKHSKLKGIPKLDDANDAGTKNSRDCTLILTEGDSAKTLAVAGLGVVGRDKYGVFPLRGKLLNVREATHKQIMDNAEINNVIKIMGLQFKEKYDSPEKLKTLRYGKIMIMTDQDQDGSHIKGLLINFVHHFWPNLLKNNVVEEFITPIVKVTKGKEEKSFYSLPEFEEWKRDTDNWHTYKVKYYKGLGTSTAKEAKEYFSDMDKHKIPFKYQGTEDDASITLAFSKKKIEERKEWLTNFMVERKRRLEMGLPEVYLYGKETKHISYNEFINRELVLFSNMDNERSIPSLVDGLKPGQRKVIFTCIKRNLIRELKVAQLAGSVAEQSSYHHGEQSLMSTIINLAQTFVGSNNLNLLLPIGQFGTRLHGGKDAASPRYIFTALSQMTRLIFHPNDDALLESNFDDNQKIEPVWYCPVVPTVLINGAEGIGTGWSTKIPNYDVREVVANCKRLLYDEDPIPMIPRYKNFKGSIEEISEEKYLCSGEISIVDDQTVEITELPIRTWTQNYKEEVLEVMLYGNEKTPPCITDYKEYHTDSTVKFIVKMTPEKLAQAEETGLHKLFKLQSTISATSMVLFDHLGCIKRYNNVEEILREFFDLRLEFYKKRKAYLVGMLESEALKLDNIARFILEKIDGTITIENKAKKSLIETLVRKGYDSDPVKAWKDSQGRKTEEEEVDDADSDVSTSSSHDFNYILGMPLWNLTKEKKDELIKQRDNKKDELQKLKLKTDKNLWEDDLELFLKTLDEVEQKEIEDEQVSSNKTVKVKGKVKPRKVMQLQTMPSPMGRRVVPKIDSAIRNKVQAAAAKKIRDKMKKEGKNLNDDFIKKEEVDEEEPEPMSLFDRLKKKDKDNKVLDELSSAEKAAPKEKKKRAPRKPKDIDSSGSPKKKKGGKKKNPWSDDSEASEDDISDDDMDGSFLESVKPEIRTPKRAAARKAQTHFKSDSDEEAIKSDDGVDDTFKPTNLENGGYEPEKISDDDFGASEDDDDDFTAKPPSKKVSKPKPKPAISSDEDDAWDKMMGNQKDTESQPVTLDSGSDYDLQVNKAPVSKPAAKTKAPPKKRAPAAKKVDPKQPSISDAFTKPAAKKTKLLSSKAAKPLMIDDSDEDFPIEEKAPKEKKPRKPKAPPKKKSCSDMDDDDDDDDVKPKKKNVAKRPKKAAFSDSDVSEDEFMAEKKPAAKKKKTESDDDDFGFDDADISTEYVPRATTGRSRNTVKYTFSDEEEDF, translated from the exons ACTTTGTTTGACAATATGAATTCTAAAGCTGATAAAAAGAAAATGGTTGAATCTGAGAACATGGATGAAATCCATTTGCCTGGTGGTGGAGATGCCGGCTCTAAAGCATCAAAGAAAAGATTGTCTGTTGAAAGAATTTACCAGAAAAAATCCCAGCTGGAGCATATATTACTTAGACCTGATTCATACATTGGTTCAGTTGAAACTTTAACACAG GCAATGTGGGTTTATGATGACGAAGCAGGTCATATGGTGAACAGAGAGATCACATTTGTACCAGGACTTtacaaaatatttgatgaaattttag tcaatgcTTCTGATAACAAACAGAGAGATCCTACAATGAActgtataaaaattgaaattgattC agaaaacaataaaataaaaatctggaATAATGGAAAAGGGATTCCTGTTGTTGAACACAAAACAGAAAAGATGTTTGTACCCACTATGATCTTTGGTCATCTACTTACCTCCAGTAACTATGATGACACAGAGAAAAAAGTTACAG GTGGTCGTAATGGATATGGTGCTAAGCTGTGTAATATCTTCAGTACGAAGTTCATTGTAGAAACATCATCAAAGGACTACCACAAAGCATTTAAACAG acgtGGATAGACAACATGGGGAAAACAAAAGAACCTACTATTACAGATtccaaaaatgaagattttacaagtGTGACTTTCTACCCTGACTTGAAAAAATTCAAGATGTCATCACTAGATAAGGATACAGTTGATTTATTCACAAGAAGAGCTTATGATATTGCAGCAGCTTCAAAAGGAGTGAAAGTGTTCCTGAATGGCAAAAAATTACCT GTTAAGAACTTTAAAGATTATGTGGACTTGTATATTAAAGACAAAGTGGAtgataacaatatgccattaaaAATATGTCACGAAATTCCAAATGATAGATGGGAAATAGCAGTAACACTCAGTGAAAAAGGCTTTCAGCAAGTGAGCTTTGTCAACAGCATTGCCACAACAAAG GGAGGAAGACATGTTGATTATGTAGCTGACCATGTTGTTACTAAGCTGATAGAAATTGTCAAGAAAAAGAACAAAGGTGGTGTCGCCATTAAACCTTTCCAG GTTAAAAATCACTTGTGGATATTTGTAAACTGTTTGATAGAAAATCCCACATTTGACTCACAGACAAAGGAAAATATGACTTTACAAGCCAAAAGTTTTGGATCAAGGTGCACATTAAATGAGAAATTCATTACACAG GTTAGCAAGTGTGGTATTGTTGAAAGTATTCTAAGCTGGATGAAGTTCAAGGCTCAATCTCAATTAAACAAGAAATGCCATAGTTCAAAACATTCTAAATTAAAAGGCATCCCAAAACTAGATGATGCTAATGATGCAGGAACGAAAAATTCAAGGGACTGTACTCTTATTCTGACTGAAGGAGATTCAGCCAAGACATTAGCTGTGGCAGGTCTGGGTGTAGTGGGGCGTGACAAGTATGGTGTGTTTCCACTGAGGGGTAAACTTCTTAATGTCAGGGAAGCTACTCACAAACAG atTATGGACAATGCAGAGATCAACAATGTAATCAAGATCATGGGACTTCAGTTCAAAGAGAAATATGATAGTCCTGAGAAGTTAAAAACACTACGATATGGCAAGATTATGATAATGACAGATCAGGATCAGGATGGTTCACATATCAAAGGCCTTTTAATTAACTTTGTACACCATTTCTGGCCAAATCTCTTGAAGAATAATGTTGTGGAGGAGTTTATTACTCCAATCGTCAAG GTGACAAAAGGAAAAGAGGAGAAATCTTTTTACAGTTTACCAGAGTTTGAAGAATGGAAGAGAGATACAGATAATTGGCACACGTACAAAGTCAAATACTACAAAG GTTTGGGAACCAGCACAGCTAAAGAGGCAAAAGAATACTTCTCTGATATGGACAAACATAAGATTCCATTTAAATACCAGGGCACAGAAGATGATGCCTCTATTACATTG gCTTTCAGTAAGAAGAAAATTGAAGAAAGAAAAGAATGGTTAACAAACTTTATGGTTGAAAGAAAACGAAGATTAGAAATGGGTCTACCAGAG GTGTACTTGTATGGTAAAGAAACCAAACATATCTCCTACAACGAGTTCATCAACAGAGAACTGGTCCTTTTCAGCAATATGGATAACGAACGTTCCATTCCTTCACTCGTAGATGGTCTGAAACCAGGTCAGAGAAAGGTCATCTTCACATGTATCAAAAGAAATCTCATCAGGGAATTGAAAGTCGCACAGCTGGCAGGTTCTGTAGCTGAACAATCCTCCTACCATCACGGTGAA caaTCTCTCATGTCCACCATCATCAACTTGGCGCAGACTTTTGTTGGCTCCAACAATTTGAATCTCTTGTTGCCCATTGGTCAGTTTGGTACAAGATTACATGGTGGAAAGGATGCCGCCAGTCCCCGTTATATTTTTACTGCATTAAG CCAAATGACTCGTCTAATCTTCCATCCAAATGATGATGCTCTCTTAGAAAGCAATTTTGACGATAATCAGAAAATTGAACCAGTATGGTATTGTCCTGTTGTTCCGACTGTGTTAATTAATGGAGCAGAAGGTATTGGAACTGGATGGAGCACGAAGATACCAAATTATGATGTTCGTGAGGTTGTGGCCAACTGTAAGAGACTGCTGTACGATGAAGATCCTATACCAATG ATTCCAAGATACAAAAACTTCAAGGGATCGATAGAAGAAATCAGTGAGGAGAAGTACTTATGTAGTGGTGAGATATCCATTGTTGACGACCAGACGGTAGAAATCACCGAGCTGCCGATTAGGACATGGACACAGAACTATAAAGAAGAAGTCTTAGAGGTTATGTTGTATGGTAATGAGAAGACACCCCCTTGTATTAC AGATTACAAAGAATACCATACAGATTCAACTGTGAAGTTTATAGTGAAAATGACACCAGAGAAGCTTGCACAGGCTGAAGAGACTGGTTTACATAAACTCTTCAAATTACAAAGCACTATTTCTGCCACATCAATG GTTTTGTTTGATCATCTTGGATGTATTAAGAGATATAATAATGTAGAAGAAATCCTCAGAGAATTTTTTGACCTGAGAttagaattttataaaaagaGGAAAGCTTACTTGGTAGGCATGTTGGAATCTGAAGCTCTGAAATTAGACAATATTGCCAGGTTTATCTTGGAGAAGATTGATGGAACAATAACTATTG aaaataaggCAAAGAAGTCTTTGATTGAAACATTGGTAAGAAAAGGATATGATTCAGACCCTGTAAAAGCATGGAAAGATTCACAAGGGAGAAAG ACAGAAGAGGAGGAGGTTGACGATGCAGATAGTGACGTATCAACCAGCTCAAGTCATGATTTTAACTACATACTTGGTATGCCCTTATGGAATCtgacaaaagaaaagaaagatgAACTGATTAAACAGAGAGATAACAAG AAAGATGAACTACAAAAGTTGAAGTTAAAAACAGACAAGAATTTATGGGAGGATGATCTAGAATTGTTCCTGAAAACACTAGAT GAAGTAGAGCAAAAAGAAATTGAAGATGAACAGGTGTCTTCTAACAAAACAGTGAAAGTTAAAGGCAAGGTGAAACCTAGAAAGGTCATGCAGTTACAGACAATGCCTTCACCTATGGGTAGGCGTGTTGTACCTAAGATAGACTCTGCCATCCGTAATAAAGTCCAAGCCGCAGCTGCAAAGAAGATCAGGGATAAG ATGAAGAAAGAAGGAAAGAACCTGAATGATGATTTTATTAAGAAGGAAGAGGTGGACGAAGAAGAACCAGAACCTATGAGTTTGTTTGACAGATTGaagaaaaaagacaaagacaataAAGTGTTGGATGAATTGTCAAGTGCAGAGAAAGCTGCTCCCAAGGAAAAGAAAAAGAGAG cCCCACGGAAGCCAAAAGATATCGACTCATCCGGATCACCAAAGAAAAAGAAAGGAGGGAAGAAGAAGAACCCATGGTCTGATGATTCTGAGGCTTCGGAGGACGATATATCTGATGATGATATGGATGGAAGCTTCTTAGAATCTGTAAAGCCAGAAATCAGAACACCTAAAAGAGCTGCTG cTCGTAAAGCACAGACCCACTTCAAGTCTGATTCTGATGAGGAAGCAATAAAGTCTGATGATGGCGTGGATGATACCTTTAAACCAACGAacttagaaaatggtggatatgAGCCAGAGAAGATATCGGATGATGATTTTGGTGCTAGtgaggatgatgatgatgacttCACTGCTAAACCACCATCCAA aaaagTATCTAAACCTAAACCCAAACCTGCCATTTCATCAGATGAAGATGATGCCTGGGATAAAATGATGGGAAATCAGAAAGATACAG AATCTCAACCAGTAACATTAGACAGTGGTAGTGACTATGACTTACAGGTAAACAAGGCACCAGTCAGTAAACCAGCTGCTAAAACGAAAGCACCTCCTAAGAAGAGAGCCCCTGCTGCAAAGAAAG TAGATCCAAAACAGCCGTCTATCTCTGATGCTTTCACAAAACCAGCTGCTAAAAAAACTAAGTTACTGTCATCCAAGGCAGCTAAACCTCTCATGATTGATGACTCTGACGAGGATTTCCCTATCGAAG AAAAAGCTCCAAAAGAGAAAAAGCCAAGGAAACCAAAGGCACCACCCAAAaagaaaagttgctctgatatggatgatgacgatgatgatgatgatgtaaAGCCCAAGAAGAAGAATGTGGCAAAAAGACCTAAAAAGGCAGCATTCTCAGACTCGGATGTTTCGGAAGATGAGTTCATGGCTGAAAAGAAACCTGCAGCCAAG aAAAAGAAGACAGAAAGTGATGATGACGACTTTGGCTTTGATGATGCAGACATAAGTACTGAATATGTACCCAGGGCAACAACTGGCAGATCAAGAAACACTGTTAAATATACATTTTCCGATGAAGAAGAAGATTTTTGA